The nucleotide sequence ACCCGCGCCATCGGCGCACGGGTGTCCATCCATATCCCCGGGCTCCCCGTTCAATCCCAGGAAATCGTCGCCGGCGGTCGCTACGTCTCCCACGACGAAGGCAGCCGCACCTTCGCCGCAGGGCCCACCCGGCAGCCCGCCCGCATCGAGGTCACCTGGCCCGGAGGGGAACGCTCCACCCTCGATACCGCGCCCCCCCAATACCTCTACGAAATCCGCCAGCCGCCCGCCCCCGCGCCATCGAACCGCACCCCGGTTCCCTCACGGCCGCCCCCGCTCTTCACCGACGCCACCGACCGCCTCGGACACCTGCACGTGGACCAGCCGTTCGATGACTTCGCCCTCCAACCGCTCCTGCCCCGGCGCCTGAGCGATCTCGGACCCTCCCTCGCCTGGTTCGACTTCAACGGCGATGGCCGGGACGATCTCCTCGTCGGGGCCGGACGTGGCGGCCGCCTCGGTGTCTTCCGCAACGATGGAGCCGGCGGCTTTGTCCCCCAGCGCTCCCGCCTGTTCGAGACCCCCCTCGACCGCGATCTCAATACCGTCCTCGGCTGGCGCCCCCATCCCGCCGAACGCGCCCTGCTCCTCGGCCATTCCCACTACGAAACCGCCGAACCCGTCGCCCCCGCCGTCCATCACCTCTCCCTCACCACCGGTCAACTCGACACCCGGCTCGCCCGGTCCCGCAGCAGCGCGGGCCCCATGACACTCGGCGATCCCGATGGGGACGGGCACCTCGATCTCTTCGTCGGCGGCCGCGTCAACCGCGCCCGCTACCCGGAACCCGCCGACGCCACCTACCTCCGCCACGATGGCACGGTCTTCCGCGAAGATCCTGAAGCGACCCGCACCTTCTCCCGTGTCGGCATGGTTAGCGACGCCCTCTTCACCGATCTCGATGGCAACGGCCGCCCGCTGCTCGTGCTCGCCTGCGAATGGGGAGCCATCCGGATCTTCCGCTGGACCGAAGGCGCCTTCCGCGAATGGAACCCGCGCCTCGTCGGGAACCTCGGCCCTTTCCTCCCCGCCACGCTCGCCGATCTGACCGGCTGGTGGAACAGCGTCGCCTCGGGCGATTTCGACAACGACGGCCGCCTCGACCTCGTGGCCGGCAACCTCGGCCGCAACACCTCCCGCCAACCCTACCTCCACCAACCCATCCGCCTCGCCCATGGCGAACTCGAACCCGGCGGCCCCCTTGCCCTCCTCGAATCCCACGTCGATCCCCTCCGCCACCGCCACGTCCCCACCCGCGATCTCAATGCCCTCTCCCGATCGTTTCCCGCCCTGATTCCCAGCTTCCCCACCTTCGCCGCCTTCGCCGAGGCCTCCGCCAGCGACCTCCTCCTCGCCGGACTCCCGCCCATGCGCCACGTCGAGGCCGCCACCGCCGACTCCGTCCTCCTCCTCCATCGCGGCGATCACTTCGAAATCCGTCCCCTCCCCCTCGAAGCCCAGTTCGCCCCCGTCTTCGGCATCGGCGTCGGCGACTTCGATGGCGACGGCAACCTCGACCTCGTCCTCGCCCAAAACCTCTTCGGCACCAGCCCCGCCGAGAGCCGTCACGATGCCGGCGCAGGCGTCCTCCTCCAGGGCGACGGCCAGGGCGGCTTCACCGCCCAACCCCCGGCCCTCAGCGGCATCCAGGTCCTCGGCGAAGGTCGTGGAGTGGCCGTGGCCGACTTCGACGACGATGGCCGCCCCGACATCGCCATCGCCCAGCATCGCGGCCCAACCCGGCTGTTCCGCAACACCCGTGGGCAACCCGGACTTCGCGTCCGCCTGGAAGGCCCGCCCACCAACCCGGAAGCCATCGGTGCCACCGTCCGCATCCGCTTCGCCGACGGTCGCCTCGGCCCCGTCCAGGAACGACGCGTGGGCGGCGGCTACGGGTCCCAGGACGGTTCCACCCTCCTCCTCGCCACCCCTTCCACTCCAGACTCCCTCGAGATCCGCTGGCCCCTCGGGCGAACGGAAAGCGTCCCGATCCCGGCCGGCTCCACCCGCCTTGTCGTCCCCTGGTCCACCGGACGCTGAAGCACGCTAACGACTTGGCACCCACCCCGGACGACGCTTCACTCGGCCGTCAACGATGCCGTCCGGTCCCGTCCCGACATGAAGCCCAAGCCTTTCCCGCTCCGATCCCTCCGGATCGCCGCCCTGTTGATTCTCATCGCCACCGCCAGTGCCTCCGCCCAGCGCGCCCCTTCCACCGCCCGGGGTGTGGCCCGCGCCGGGTTCCAAGGCTGGACGGACGTCCTCCGTATCGAGTCCCGCGACGCCCTCCCTCGCGCCATCGTCGCCCCGTCCGTGGGCGGACGCGTCCTCTTCTACGGCTTTCGCGACGACAACCTTCTCTGGCTCGATCCCAGCCTCACCGGATCCACCCTGGCCACCGTCGGCTCCGGCTTCGAACCCGGCGGCTTCCAATGCGCCATCGGCCCCGAGGTCGAAGCCATCCCCTCCCTTCCCGAACTCTCTGTCGGCCCCTGGTCCTGGACCTCGCGCCGCCCCTACTCCCTCCAGCTTCGCGCCCCCGAGGACAGGAGCGTCCGGGTCGAACTCGAGAAGGACATCGTCTTCGACCCCGCCACCGGCGACCTCGGGTTCGTCCATCGCATGAAGAACACCGCCGACCGCGACTCGGCCTACTGCCTCTGGCATCGCATCGCCTGCCAACCGGGCGGCTTCGCCCTCCTCCCCGTCCACCCTCAAAGCCGCTTCCCCGCCGGTTGGTCCATCCGACGCGACACCGACCGCGGATACCGCTACGACGGGGTCCAGCCCGAATCCCCCGATGTTCGCATCCTCGACGGCGTGCTGGTGGCCCGTACCGGGGGCGATTTCACTCAACTCGGAACCGATGGCACCGAACAATGGCTCGCCTACGCGCTCGGTCGCTCGCTCTTCGTGATCCACTTCCCCACCTTTTCCACCGCCGTGTACTCCGAGGGCGGCAACACCGCCACCATCACCTGGGACCGGCGCCGCACCGAACTCCAGCCCCTCAGCCCGGAGGCCCGCCTCCGTTCCCGCCGCACCTACGAGTTCCCCATGAAATGGGCCCTGGTTGAACTCCCGTCCCCGGTCACCAGCCACGAGGAGGCGCGGGCCGTCGTCAGCCGCATCCCCGGCTCGCCGTTCCAGTGAATCGCCCGTCCGATCGTCCTCCGACCTCGCCTCCACGGCCATGAATCCGCCTTCGGACCCGGTGCCGCCGCGAATGCCCGACGCCACCCTGTCGCCGGTACTGTCTCCCAGTCCCCACCACGGCGTCGGGTTGGCCCGCCTGGCCGTGGCCCTCGGCATCCTCGCTCTCTACGTCCTGGTCCCCGCCATCCTCGGAGCCGGACGCACCACCCACGACAGTGCCATCCTTCCACCCACCGTCCGGGGGGTCCTCCTGCTCTCCGCCTGGGAACTCACGCTCTTCACCATCGCCTTCGCGGTCTGCGTCCTCCTCGGCCGCCTTCGCCTCGACGAACTGCTCCTGCGCTGGCGCGGCGGTTGGTGGCCACTCCCCCGGGGACTCGCCTGGTCCATCGCCCTCCGTTTCGGCGTCGGCCTGTTCCTCGTCGGCTCCCTCCTCCTCTGGCGCTTCCTTTCAGGAAGTGCCCCGGAATCCCTCGGTGGCCTTCGCCCCCAGATCGAATCCATGGTCGATGTCTCCGCCCTCCGAAATCCCTGGTACCTCGCCGTGATGCTGACCATCGTCAGCTTCGTCCTTGCCGGGTTCCGCGAGGAACTCTGGCGTGCCGGCATGCTCGCCCTCCTGGCCAAGGCGCTCCCCCGCGCCTTCGGAGGTCGCTTCGGTCCCTGGCTCGCCCTGATTCCCGTCGCCCTCCTCTTCGGTCTCGGCCACACCGCCCAGGGACCCGTCGGCGTCGCCGCCACCACCCTCCTCGGCATCGGCCTCGGCGCCATCATGCTCTTCCACCGCTCCATCTGGGATGCCGTCCTCGCCCACGGCTTCTTCAACGCCACCACCTTCGCCCTCCTTCCCCTGCTGGCCGAACACTTCCCCGAACTCCTCGGCGGCTGATCCCAGCCTCGGGCGCATCGCCATTTCCCGGCACTCCCCCAAGCCATCCATCCTTCGCACTTGTGGTCAGCCCGCAGGTAAGTCGGTGCGATAGCGGGCCAAGCTTCCAGATAGTAGGTCATTCCAGATAGTAGGTCAGGCATTTTATTGTTCATTGTTGACGCCACTTCTGCCCGGTACCCCCCCCTCATGCTCATGAATCCCATCGGGCCGCTGGGACCAGCGGATGGCAGGTCATCCACATCAACACCATCTTGCCAGGTTCATTCTAGGCGAGCCGTGGTCAACAACAGGATGCCGGCCTTATTGATATTGAATTAGCCCCCCCCCGGCTGGCCCTCTCCCCGGCCCCGGCGTACTGTCTTCCCCTCCATGCGCCCGAACATCGCCTCCCGCCCCTTGCCGCCCCTGCTCCCCGTCCTCGCCGCACTCGCTCTCCCCCTTCCAACCGGCGCCGACGCCCCCGAATCCCCGGCCCGCCCCGCCTACGAACAGCGCGCACCCAGCCTCGACGGCACCGGCCGGTTCTTCATGGGCCGCGAAATCGCCCGCGTCATGGGCCACCTCGGCGCCCCCTGGCTCGAACGTCCGGAACGCATCGACGAGGAACGCCCCGATCTCCTCCACTCCATCCTCCCCGTGAAGCCCGGTCACATCGTCGCTGATATCGGCGCCGGCACCGGCTATCACTCCTGGCGCCTCGCCCGCCAGGTCGGCCCGACCGGAAGAGTGTATGCCGTCGAGATCCAGCCCGAGATGCTCCAACTCCTCGCCACCAACATGCACGCCCGCGGCGTGACCAATGTGGTGGGCATCCTCGGTTCCACGACCGATCCCGCCCTCCCCGAAGCCTCCGTCGATCTCGCCCTCATGGTCGATGTGTACCATGAATTCGATCATCCCTACGAAATGCTCGCCGCCATCACCCGCGCCCTCAAACCCGGCGGACGCGTCGCCTTCGTCGAGTTCCGCGGCGAACAGGCCTCCGTCCCCATCAAACCCCTTCACAAAATGACCGAGGCCCAGGTCCGCCGGGAAGCCGAACTCCATCCGCTCGAATGGGTCGAAACCCGACGGGAACTCCCCTGGCAGCACCTCATCCTCTTCCGCAAAACCCCGGCACCTTAGAGCCGGCCTTTTCCGCGACAACAGGGCCCCTTCCAGTTTTCAGACAGGCTCTTGGCCGGCTCCGGAGGGAAGATCCGCAACCTCACTCCGAAGTTCCGGAGGGACGAGCTCCGCGAGTCCTCATTCCATCACTCCACTCCCCTGCAGCCTCATCGACCTCGGCCCTCCGATCTCACCTCTCCCGCTTCACTCCGGAGGGACGAGCTTCGCGAGTCCTCATCCCACCAGCCCCCACCAGCCCCCCGCTCCACCTCGCGAAGTTCATCCCGCCAGCGGCAGCAACTTCGCCATCAACACCGTCATCAGCATCCCCGCCACCGACACCACGGTCAGCATCACCGTCCAGCTCCGCAGGGTCTCCACCTCGGTCATCCCGCTCAGCCGGTTCACCACCCAGAACCCGCTGTCGTTCATCCAGGAACAG is from Verrucomicrobiia bacterium and encodes:
- a CDS encoding VCBS repeat-containing protein; its protein translation is MPSRPALLFLILSLVQAQVAPAAPIPWESFPSHRRIPLPQASAERSGFTLLHAAAAGILFTNRLSEERSLTNQVFLNGSGVALGDIDGDGLADLYFCGLDAPNALYRNLGNWRFEDITARAGVACADQASTGAAFADVDGDGSLDLLVAGIGRGVRLFLNDGRGNFREATDAAGLRSTAGTATLALADIDGDGWIDLYAVNYRNDTMRDLPGIEFTVGVTQGVRRLLTVNGRPADAEDLRGRYVFDQASGILENGQADVLYRNLGNGRFAAVPWTEGAFLDANGQPAEVPYDWGLAAMFRDLTGNGAPDLFVCNDFHSPDRLWLNDGSGRFHAADPSVLAQTSLFSMGVDFADLDRDGHDDFLVVDMLSRDHARRQVQVLDATSFAPSLARVAGPPQSSRNTLFRSRGDGTFAEIARLAGLAASEWSWSPVFLDVDLDGYEDLLVTTGHWRDAMNADVARDLDARQRQRPLPPREQLRLRRLFPRLDTPNLAFRNRGDLTFEDRSAEWGFDSRRISHGMALADLDLDGDLDVVINCLNDGPLLYRNESTRPRIAVRLLGRPPNTRAIGARVSIHIPGLPVQSQEIVAGGRYVSHDEGSRTFAAGPTRQPARIEVTWPGGERSTLDTAPPQYLYEIRQPPAPAPSNRTPVPSRPPPLFTDATDRLGHLHVDQPFDDFALQPLLPRRLSDLGPSLAWFDFNGDGRDDLLVGAGRGGRLGVFRNDGAGGFVPQRSRLFETPLDRDLNTVLGWRPHPAERALLLGHSHYETAEPVAPAVHHLSLTTGQLDTRLARSRSSAGPMTLGDPDGDGHLDLFVGGRVNRARYPEPADATYLRHDGTVFREDPEATRTFSRVGMVSDALFTDLDGNGRPLLVLACEWGAIRIFRWTEGAFREWNPRLVGNLGPFLPATLADLTGWWNSVASGDFDNDGRLDLVAGNLGRNTSRQPYLHQPIRLAHGELEPGGPLALLESHVDPLRHRHVPTRDLNALSRSFPALIPSFPTFAAFAEASASDLLLAGLPPMRHVEAATADSVLLLHRGDHFEIRPLPLEAQFAPVFGIGVGDFDGDGNLDLVLAQNLFGTSPAESRHDAGAGVLLQGDGQGGFTAQPPALSGIQVLGEGRGVAVADFDDDGRPDIAIAQHRGPTRLFRNTRGQPGLRVRLEGPPTNPEAIGATVRIRFADGRLGPVQERRVGGGYGSQDGSTLLLATPSTPDSLEIRWPLGRTESVPIPAGSTRLVVPWSTGR
- a CDS encoding CPBP family intramembrane metalloprotease, encoding MNPPSDPVPPRMPDATLSPVLSPSPHHGVGLARLAVALGILALYVLVPAILGAGRTTHDSAILPPTVRGVLLLSAWELTLFTIAFAVCVLLGRLRLDELLLRWRGGWWPLPRGLAWSIALRFGVGLFLVGSLLLWRFLSGSAPESLGGLRPQIESMVDVSALRNPWYLAVMLTIVSFVLAGFREELWRAGMLALLAKALPRAFGGRFGPWLALIPVALLFGLGHTAQGPVGVAATTLLGIGLGAIMLFHRSIWDAVLAHGFFNATTFALLPLLAEHFPELLGG
- a CDS encoding class I SAM-dependent methyltransferase; translated protein: MRPNIASRPLPPLLPVLAALALPLPTGADAPESPARPAYEQRAPSLDGTGRFFMGREIARVMGHLGAPWLERPERIDEERPDLLHSILPVKPGHIVADIGAGTGYHSWRLARQVGPTGRVYAVEIQPEMLQLLATNMHARGVTNVVGILGSTTDPALPEASVDLALMVDVYHEFDHPYEMLAAITRALKPGGRVAFVEFRGEQASVPIKPLHKMTEAQVRREAELHPLEWVETRRELPWQHLILFRKTPAP